The nucleotide sequence ATAATGGTTCTTTTACTACATAGAGTTTTCTTTTATTATTTTTAGCTTTCACAAGTTCAAAGCTTTGATGCAGTTGATCAATAGAAAAATAACGAGATGTTCCATCTGTCAACCCGAGAAAAATTTTATTAATCGGCACTGGTGTTGCTACCATAACCGGCAACCTCGTTTTTTTACATCTAAATTCGTACCCTCGATTAAACACCAATTCTTCTAACTCCTCAAGCGTTCTCACGCCTTCTAGCGAGCGAATCACTCTACTCTCCCCCTTTTTATCGTACACAGGCATATTTCTACACAAAATTACAAAATCCTTCCAATGAAAAAACCCCTCTCAAACGAGAAGGGCTTTTTATAATTAGATAACTTTAACTATTCTCTTTCTCACTCTTAGGAAATCAGTGTTGAGTAATAGAATTTATTTGTTGATTGTTTTGATTCTGTTGATTTTGTTGGTTTTGCTGAGACTGCTGAGAGCTCAGTTGTTTCAGTTGCTGCTGGGATTGGTCAATCTGCTGAGTCATTTGATTAAGGACACTAAATGATTGGAGGCTTTGCCCCACACCTTGCAACATTTGAGCTGCTTGTTGAATGGTTCCTTGAAGTTGTTGAAAAGTTTGTTGTTGTTGATTCTGTGCTTGACTTCTAAATTGCTGCATTTGCTGTAACAACTGAGAAGCCTGCTGATTCTGAGTTGTAGATGATTGCCCCATGGAACTTAATTGCTGTTGAGAATTTTGAAGTTGGCTCAATGCAGATTCCATAGAATCTAACTGGTTTCTTAGAGGTGCTAATTCTTCTCCAATCTCTTCCTCGAATTTTCTTTCTGCTACTCTTTCTACCACTTGTTCAGTTACTTCTTCTGTTGTTTTCTTAGCCATTATAAAATCCTCCTTTGTTAGATTCGGCACACTTTCCATCACCAAGTCATCAGTCCCGTTCTCCACTTGTCTCCCTTTATCTGTGGAAACAAAATAAATAACAGCAAGGATAACCAGGCCGGATATCAATAGCGTAATGATCAAGTTTACTACCTCCTGGACTGGCGACTATGTGCGAACATTTGAAACACAATGATATTATGGTCTTTGAAAAAGGCCCTTATTAGTGCCAAAAATAACCGCTTAAGTAGTTAAACAGAAAATTATGTATGCTTAATTTTTGTATAGATTTCATATAAAAAGCTCTTTTGAATTTTGGTTCAAAAGAGCTTTTTCACAAGATATTAAATGCTATTATATAGAAATTGATCAAGCTTATTGATTGTTTTGGTTAGATAACGTTTGCTGTGAATTCGAGTTATTGGTCATATCACCCATCATAGGTTGTGCCATCTGCTGAATAGGCTGACTGTTTAACGCATTGGATACAACCTTTGTCATCTGCCGAAAAGTTCCGTTCTGTACTCCTCTTGATATTCCGTAAATAGCAGCCCCAGTAGCACCTACAGCTAATATAGAAGTCAAAACCCCGCGTTGATTGTTCATAAAAACCCTTCCTTTACTGGATATTGAAATGCGCAGGTTCTAAAAAGTTTGTTTTTTAGAACCCTATTTAGCTTTATATAATTAATGATTGATTATGCTGGTAACTATTTACCTTAATATAAACGAATTAGTAAAGAAAAACATACCAGTAAAGCAGCTGAAAATATGAATAAAAATGATAAGCTATACTAACTCCATGTTAGGATCTACTGTACAAATAAAACAAATCGGCCTCATGTTAAGCTATACATAAAAATTAATAAACTGAACAAAATGATAAAGCAACAAAAATAACAATGAAAGAGAGGAAACAAAAGTGCCTAAAAAGTGGTTACATATACTACCTGCCTTTTTATTATCAGCCGTAGTATTAATGGGTTGTAACAATGATAATGATCCAGTAGAAGATGACAATGATACACAACAAACACCTCAAAATGACAATAACAATGAGAATGAGATTAATGATATAGGCCCTGACAACGAAAATGACATGAATAGGGACGATGATATCCTGCCTGATGGTGAAGACGATAGGAACAATGAAAATGATATACTCCCCAACGGTGAAGATGACACGAACAACGGAAATGACATACTCCCTAACGGTGGAGATGACACGAACAACGGAAATGATATACTCCCCGATGGTGATAATAACCAAAACAATGAAAATAATCTGATGCCTGGGGATAACAATATGAATGAAAATGATGAAGATCTCCTTGAAAACAATAGAGATACGGAAGATCCTAATAATAAGAAAAGATAAATAAATACCTTTACAACAGAAAGGGAGCTGCCTTAATGAGTATTCTTCTAAGGTAGCTCCCTAATCTATTCACTTATTTACGTCTTTGTCCCTCAGTTTTGGTCGCTTACCTTTTTGTGAAAGGCTGCATAGATAGCTATGATAACCCCTCCTGCCATGCCTGATAGCGTATCGGTCATCGTATCTTTATTATCATCACTTTCCAAAGCCCCCATAACAGACCCAATAAACTCTATCACTTCCCAAAAGGCACTGAAGGTTACCGCGAATGTTAGGACAAATAGAAAAATCAGCCAGCGAGAAATTCTTCTTTCTGCCGACTCAGGAATGAGAAGCCTGTATAAAGCCATTGCAACAAAGGCTGTGAAAACACTTCCTCCAAAATGCAGAACCGTATCCCACCAAGAAAAACGATCATAAAAACGTAAAACGGCGCCTAGGAAAAATGCGAAAAAAAGCAAAGCATAATACCCTATAATCAACGGCAAGCTAAAAGGAATCCTTTTTAAAAATAAAAGAAGGACAGGCAGAAAACCAATCACAATTCTCCCCAGCATGTCTGTCCATTTAGGGGAAGATCCATTTAAATGTTGTAAGAAGAAAGCAGATGCTATCAAGACAGCAAACCCTATGCTTAATATCAATATGGCTTTCTTTTTCATATTTATCGCCTCATCTGTAAAAGTTCTTATCATTTACTTGTAAAAACAGGGACTAAAAGGAGTACACTTGTCTATGTATTAATGGATTTAAAAATTCGTTTCTCCTCTTTGTAACGTACTATTGAATGTATTCCAACTAATTTCTTCACCTACTCCTTTTATCAATTCATATATCCCTCTCCTTATTCTTCATATTTATAAACATTGTTCCATACGTATTGTTAAATTGCCCGCTTACCCTGAAAAAATACGGAAGGTCCGATTCAATGTATTGTATCTGTAGCTTTATTTTTCCATAAAGATGGATATAGCACTTTTTATATGCGTTGGATATTTTTTTAACACATAATCAAACAGCATTCTTCTCATTCTAAAACTGTTGCTCAAATGTAAGGAGGAATCATGGATGACAGTAATTAATGATGTCAAAAAAACACTAACTAGATTAAAAAGTGAAGGTGCTCTCATTGCAATTATCACCTAGAATTTATCATTCATTTGTTCGACCAAAATGGTTTACAAGGATTTATATCCAAAATAAGATTCAAGAGCATTTTGATTTTGCAAATAAAAAAGTGTTGGATTTTGGAGCAGGTACTGGAGCCAATTGCACTTTATGTTCACCCGATCACTACTTCGGAATTGATCCTGATTCACGTAGAATTGACTTCGCCAAGCGGCTATATTCTCCATACCGTTTTGAAACGTTTACGGGAAATGAACTTCCTACAGAGGATAACAGCTTTGATGTTGTTTTAATTATCGCCGTCCTGCATCATATTCCTCCCGAAATGATCCGAGGCTATGTACAAGAGTTCAGAAGGATTTTAAAGCCCGGAGGAAAAGTTATTGCGATTGAACCTTGCTTTTTTGAGAAATCACCAATCTGCAATTGGTTTATGAAAGTAAATGACAAGGGAGATTATATCCAAAAAGAAGAGGCTTATTTAAATTACTTTATAGAGGAAGATTTTCGTTGTAGTGTACTAAAAAGATTTAAAAAATGTTTTTTTTACAATGAACTTTATTTTACAGCCTTTGTTTAATTTTTAAGCAGTCTTGTAAATGACTTGGAGATGACGCTATTACCTGGCTCTCCATTAATTACCGCTAATCATTCATTCTTGCCTCCTTTATAATATGAAAAGAGGGAGGGAGAAGATGATCTTACTTTTATCAGTTATTTTAATTTTATTTACCATCGCGATGCTTCTTTTCTATAAAGCGCATAGAAACACTCAAAAAGTCGCTTTAAATAAAATAAATTTGCCCGCCTTAAACTCTCATCAGTCACCGGACACATTTTTCAATGTTCTTCACATCTCAGATATGCACCTTGAGAAAATTTCCATTTCACCTGAACAGCTTTATCGTAATTTGGAAGGTGAAAAAATTGATTTAATTGCTATTACAGGAGACTTTCTCGATAAGAAACGCAGCATTCCTAAGTTGGCCCCTTATTTAAAAATTTTCAATCGTCTAGATGCACCTTTTGGGATCTATGTTGTCTTTGGAAACCATGATTATCATCTTAAACAAAAGGATTTTGAAATTTTAAGAAGCCTATTAAGGGAATACGGTTGTAAGACACTCCAAAATGATAATGAGACAATTATTGTCAATGGACAGCCTGTAAACATAATTGGAGTTGATGATTTCCACACCCGAAGAAGTGATCTACAATTATCGTTTGCTCATCTAAAAGAAGGATACAATTTAGTTTTAACTCATGATCCCAACGTTGTACTGAATATGAAAAATTACCATTACGACTATCTCCTGTCAGGACATTTCCATGGAGGACAGATTCATTGGCCTAAACCTTATCACCTCGCGAAACTAGGGAGAGTCATGATGAAAATGAATATGATTAAAGGACTTCACTATCATAACGAAAAACCTTTTTATATTAGTGAAGGATTAGGACAGACATCCATTAATATAAGAATTGGAAGTCGTCCCGAGATGACGCTTCACCAGTTGCCTATAAATAAAATAGCAAAAGAAAAGACTCTAATAGTGGTTTAACGTTAGAGTCTTTTCTTTGGTTAGTGTCAAGCTTAAGCTTAATTCTATTTTCAAAAACCAGCTGAATTTAGACATAGAAGATCTATTTAAAGTAACGGAAAATCAAAGGTGCCTTCTCTCAAAACAAAAATAGCCCCTACTCATTAGGAATAGGGGTTTTTCACTTTGAGTGTTCAATTAATAGGGGATTGGAGCCCCATAAGAGAGGTAGTATTTGAGCCTCAATCACAGGTGTTTCATTTTAATGAAAAGGAGAAATGGTTGCCTTATATTAATATATTAAACAGCTACTGGTTTAGTGCGTCTTTTTAGAATGAAATTTCTTTCTAAGATGAAAAAGATATCACATCTCCTCTCTAATTTGCGGATTGAAACCAAATTCTCGACTGATGTTCTGTTGAGCAGTCATAGCCGATTCCAACGTATCGAATACGCCTGTCCAAATTCTTTTTTCCTTAGCAAATGGCTTGTACCCTAGCTTCTCGCCAATTAATTTAGCTTGCTTCCCCGCCTCTTCTTCAGTTTTAAATGAGCCTGTATAGATACGATACTTTCCCTTTGTGACAACAGCGGCCTTTGTCTCTTCCTTATTCAAAAACCATGACAGCTGTTTGTTTCCTATCAGTTGATTTAAGTCTACATTTCCTTTTATACCAGATAAACGACCAGTATCAGTATATTGGTGTAGATCACAAGGATAGTCTGGCTTTTTTTCGCCATATCGTGGAATCCAAACGAAGTCTGCTTTGATTTTGTCTGCTTGAAACAGCTTGTACGTATGATGACCAACATACAGTCCCACTTTTTTCGCTCCCAATCTCCGCAACTCATCAATGAAAGCCTGTGTACCGGCTCTCATATCGTTCATCGTTTTAACTTCCACATCAGCTACCCAGAATAAGGCTTCTTTATCGCCTCTCTCCCAGAAATCCCGTGCTTCCTTTTTAGCATCATTGATAGAAACAAACCGACAAAAAGCATAGTTGCCAAATGGCACTCCATATTTTTTAGCTCCGGCTACATAGTTTTTATATTGTCGGTCCCGCACTCGGGACCCGTCTTGCACTCGAAGGATAGCAAGAGACAATTCTTTCGATGCTTTACTCCAGTCAATATCCCCTTGATGATGAGACAAGTCTGCAATTTTACTCATTATTCGCCCACCTCTTTTTTATACTTAATGTCTGCTTTATTTGTCTCTTTATTGTCTTCTTTCAACTGAGCAAATGCATGGCTAATTTGTGCTGGAACCTGGACACCCATGTGACCAAGATTTTCAATGAAAGAAATTCCCTCCATACCAATTAAAAAAAGAATCATGGCATTTCTCATAAAGTGGCCACCGCTGCCAGCCACAATATCCAGCTGGTTAGCTACAATTACTGCTAGCAGCATGGCTGCCTTCTTCATCAGTCCTTTAAATGCTTTTTTAGATTCTACATTCTTTTTAAAAAAATAAGCAACAGATAAACCGCTTATATAGTCCGTTGCCATTAGTACCATTAAAGCAATTACAAACTGATCAACGCCTCCAAATAAATAGGCAGCGCTCATAAAAGCACCGCCCGTCACTGTGTTCCATAATGTATCTGTGTTATGCTGCATCTTTTTCCTCCTATTCAGGGCAACTTCTTTCGTAAGTTTCCCCTCACATATCCCTTTTCTTTTCATAAAAAAGACACCTATTCTGTTAGGTGTTTTTTTGCCGGGTTATATTCCTGATACTGAGTATCTAATCTTTATGTTTTGCTAGATAGTCCGCTTCAGTGACTAGATAAATTTCTGGAATCAAATTAACATGAGAATCAATCGTATGATGAATGGAACCTATTCTGTATTGTTGATTGTGTTCTAAAGTACTTTTAGAAACTTCCTTCGCTGCTTTTCCAATCTCTTTGAATATTTGATTAGAAACAATAATAACATCACCTTTTTGTAAAGGATATGGATATTTTATTTTACCTAATCTAGGAAATTCACCCGTTTTCTTTTGATATCCTAAATGAAAATTATACTCATACATTTTACCCTCTCCTTTTGCCTTTACAGTAATTATCGGCTAAAGAGAGAGACTTTTGACAATAAAAAAATAACGCCTACTATCCAGTAGCGTTTGCGTCCAATACTTGATATACCATTTCTTGCAGATTCGATAATTTCGGTACCTGTTCTCTCTCATAGTTACCATTTTGTACATTTCTAGCCCAGATCGCCACTAAAGCACTATTTATGGAAAACATCACGCATTACCTCCTGCAATGATTGTAGTTAGCTCCATGATTGCCTGTTCGTTTTGAATGTTTCGCAGTTCTTGTTTTGCAGCTAGCACGGTCATCTCGAGAAGCGATGTTTCAAGCTCGTCATTCTTTTTCTTTAACTGATCAAATTTTTCCTGCAAATACCCGCCGTTTTCGCGGACGATTTCTTCTTTAAGCTGTTCATCTACGATGAAGTCATTGTTAGCAGCATCCCATTTATAATATCCAGATAAAATATTACGTGGAAGAACGTGATCATCATATTCAATTTCTTCAAACCCTTCATATGAATAAGTTAGAATGTCACGAACGACATTGCTTTTGTCCGTTTTAATGTAGAATTTCATTTTTATCCTCCTTCAATTAAATATATTCATTACTTTTCTCTCTTCACCAATGCTGCCGTTTTGTAGAGCATAACCAAGAGAATAATCTCCTTCTAAAGGAACAGTATTGTTTTTATACGCTTTTAGTTCATTTTTATAGTAATTAGCTCCAATAAGATGTTCTCCATCAGGAGAGATAGTAATATTCCAGTCGCCTGTTCCCCCCATATTGATGCTTTGAAGAAGATGAAACTTATCTCCGTTTCTTTTGTATCTATTTCTCCCACCATTAACAAACAAAATTTTTCCATTAGGATGAAAACGGAGAAGGTTGGCGCCGGCTGATCCGATATTTACTGAAGGTTGTTTGTCAATTGCATTATCGATTTCTACTGGATTACCATTATTCCATTGGTACACAACAATTTGATTGTTATTTGTGCCCTTATTGAAAATCAACAGCTCGTCATTCGAAGAAAATGTCACTCCTTCTGTAGTAATCACTAAAGAACTTTCGATTTCAGTAGCCCTTCGAAACGTGTTATCACCCAGATTTTCATATACTAAAGTGCTGTTCCACTCAGAAATAACAATGTATCTTGAGTCATTAGATATAGCAATATCTCGAGGAACTGGACCCGTTGTTAATAACGTTAAATAATGGAACTCTACTAAGTCTGGAGTGTTTGCATTCAGAATTCTATAAACTAAAATTCCTGATGTTTGCGAAGATCCTATCCACCTGCGCACAAATAAATAATTTCCATCAGGAGAGAACATTGTCTTTCTGCCGCCTTGAATTCCTGTAATGGTATTAGCTACTTTAACGAAAGAGTCCCCTATTCTTTTATATAAAGTAACCCCCGCCCCTGTAGTGGAGTTTTCTCCTGCATGAGCAAAAGCAACTAAATTATTTTTATAGAAAGCAACACTGGCACAATTCTTTTCAGGCATAATATCTGGATTCGGCAACTTAACTAGTTCATCCCCAATTCTTTTAAAAAAAGCAATCGATCCATAACGGCTGGTTTCTCCCATTCGTTGAACAACAGCTACATAATTACCGTCTTCTGATATAGCTGTATCAATATGATCTGTAAAAAAACCAATCGGTTTAGGTAATTGCTTGGTTTCATACTTCACAGAAACAGGCTCACCGTATTTAATGTCTTCAGCAAAAGTAACTTTCTCTGATACCTGTCCTTTTATTTTTGTACTGCTCCCCCCGCTAAAAACCCCACCATGTTCACGAATATCAATCATCGAGGTACCTCCTCAACATAATCCCCGTCTGCATCATAAATCACATCATATATAACCGGTGCCCCTACGACTGTTATTCCATCTGCAGCGTAAGTTGTCACTGTGCGGACTGTTGGATTTCCGTCAGCATTCGGTTCACTAAATTCAGCCCTCATAAATAACGTTCCGTCTTTTCTCTTCTTCTCTACTGTAAGAAAAATTCCGTTTGCATTCTTGGAAGAACGTTTGGTAACAAACCTTTCCATATGCTGCAGCATGGCTTCTGGGGCTGTGTCTGTGTAGGCTTTGGCATTTGTTTCGGCTGTTTTTACTGCTTTGGATGTAGCTGCAAACTCTTCGCTATCACTGGTGGTTGAGTTGCTTAATTGAACAATTCCTTTTTGTGTAGTGGAGGCCTCTTTTACTTCTGGAATTGGAGGACATTGATCTTCTGCCAGCTTTCCATTCGGTCCTAGTGTCGCAACCTTTTCATCGATCTTGCGGAAATTTTGATTGAGCATTGTTTCAATATTGAATGTATCTTCCTTATCAACGATTGGATCTTTCATATATAGATTTAAACGCGGAGTATGTTCAGCCATCCTATACACCTCCTGCAAACTTATTTAATGGAGTAGCTTCCATCTCAGCTAATGTCATAGCTTCTACATCCTTAATCAATAGATATTTGAACTCAAAATCTATCACTCGATGTGCTGGCAATATTTTTCGGATAGCTGTTTTTATATCTTCCAAATTGGGCGGAATGCCATAGACATCGTTAAACGTAACAAGGATTTTTGATTCTCCCTTTATAGCTTTTACTTCAACCGAACCATTTTGGAAGGATTCAGCTACATTTTTAATCATCCCTACACTGACCCTGCCGATACCACGCTTCTTAGACTTTAAAACTGACCTACGATGTTCAAGTGGTTTGTTAACATCAGTTGGGATCTTAAATTCCTTTTCCATAAGTGTCAGTCCCCATGTTGCACTGTCAATGAACACGTTATCAAGGACCTCCTCTATATGGCGCTCTAGACGATCAAAGACCTTTCCCTCTACTCTCGCCATTTCTTGAAACTCTGGGCATTTACGTAAAACAGGTGGTAAATCCGCTAGCATCTCCTCTCGACTAGACATTAAGTGTCACCTGCCCAACAACGGGCACTTCACTTTCCCTTAGAATGATATTAGTAGCCTGTCCATTGATTAATAGAGTTGAATAATCAATAACCCCTGGAATAATCAAAAATAACGAACCGATCACCCGTTGCCGGACAATTGGCTCTGTCTCTTCTTTAAAAGCTATGGATTTTAAATGATCTGCAAGTGCTTGTTGAAATTGCTCCTTTACAACCTCTATTGTGGTTGAAGAGTTAATTTCAATGGTAGCAACTACATTTATGAACACCGGCTTTGCGCTTTCAACTGTCACAAACGAACCGATTGGAGCTAACCCTTCACCTTGGCCTGGAACCGGATCTAATGCTACTTGAATACTTTGAACCAACTCTTCAGAAGCTGGCATAAACTCAGAGTTCACAATAACTACTTTTACTGTGTCGGGACCGTCCCAGTTAGGAAATACTTTAACTGCTCCTACCCCCTCAAACTCTCTCACCCATTCTTTGTAGTGACCGATATTTCCACTTGTAGCTGGCTCAGCTACTTTGTCTTGATACCGAACAAATAGGGATTCCTCATCCTCTTTCTCTCTCCCTGGAATAATGATCTCACCAAGCAAGGCGGTTTCTAACCCATTAATCGTTTCTGAAGGCATGAGTTCAGTGCCTACAGGAAACTTGTTGCCGATTGTTCCCTCCGTTTCACACTGTAATTGGATTCCATTTTCATTTTCGATTACTACAAAATAAACGTCTTCTACGAAAAAACGACTCCCTATGGGAACCGGAATATTAAACTCTCCTCTACGTATAGCTGCAACGGCATCTTTATAATAGACACCCATTTCAGATGTCCGTTTCTCTAAGTATTCACCTTCACTTGTTGATGCAAAGGATAGCTCTAATACTCGATCTAAAAATCGATAGAGCTTAGCCACTTGGGCAGCGCTTTTCGCATAGGAGGCATATAGAGGAGAGATTTCACTTACATCAAATGACGGATCGGTCTCGTCAATCATTTCTTGTAAAATGTTTTCGAATGTATACTCCTCAAACATTAGGCCGATAACACCTCCTCTATTTGTATTCCCCCGAGTGTCGTATCCACTTTAAAATTCACATGGAAAGCATCCTCAATATGCTTGATCACAAAGTCATAGACTTGTTCAATTCTTGGATCATACATAAGCGCTTCAGTAACAAGACGCTCAATCTCCATAATTTTAAAAGCAACACTCGTTTCATTGTCAGCCAACATTTCAGCAAGCTCATTTCCAGTGTCTGAGGAGTAAATCGGATAAGCATAGCGCGGAATATACAGGGCAAATAAAATAAATTGCTTAACGGCCTCCAAACCGCTGATCAGTTCACTCGTAAGCCGGTTATTTTCAAAATCAAATCGATAGGTTTTTAATCTCAGAAGTTCATTCACTGACACTTCTCCTGTTTGAGGAATATCAAGTTCCGGCGATAGAGCCAACGTTGCCACCCCCTAGTTGCTTACTCGATCTAAGACATAATAAAAGCCACCACCCTGGATGGCAGCGACTTTGAGATTATCTCCTATCCTTAATGCATTAAGAACTGTATGTGTCTCTATTCCCCGAGGCGTTTGAACTTGTACAGTATAATCTGTTAAGGATTTCGGGATAATAAATGACTCTTCTGAGAGAATGAGCTTATTATTATTCATTAAACGGATGCTCACAGGATTGGTTGACACTACATCGGCGTCAAAGATTCTGACTGGGTTTTCTATCTCTCCTGCTTTTAATGAGTGCTTTTTAATTTTGTCACTCAATGCCACTTTCCCTCACCTCTACAGAACTCGATTAATTTGCATGAATTTAGGGCCCCAGTATGAGTTGTTACTTCTTAAATACCCGTGCTCTTTACAGCCACTGTTTCCTAAGCTCACACAATAACCCGGTTTTGTGATAATACCGACATGCGAAACACCCGACCGATAAGTTCCCTTAAAGAAAACTAAATCACCCGGTTGCCCTTCGTTGTCTCCGACTTTTCTTCCTTTTTTAATTTGGTTAGCTGTGCCATCACCAAGATTTATACCAACCTTCTTGTAAATGAACTTTGTGAATCCGGAACAATCACCACTACCTCTAGCAATGTTTTTTCCTCCAAAGTCATATTTGAGACGACCAATATAACTTCTCGCGAGAGTGACCACTTCCTGGGCCTTGGAAGATCCTCCTGTTGATCCTGAACTTGAAGTTGATGAAGTTGACGATGAAGATAGCTCTTCCATTTCAGGGAAGTCATTCGTCTCAATTAAATGCAGGCTCATCGTATGTTTGTTTCCAACAAACGTATGGACGTCCGTGTCAATGTACATTGTACGTTTGAGACGAATATCATCAATAATTGCATAAATGGCATTTCCGCTTGTGGCAGACTCAATACCGAGCGCCTCTACATCTAACTTCTTTTTGACTCCTTTTTTCTTGTCCAAAATCTCTTTTCCTTTTTCGTTAAGGCTGATTTATTTAAGGTTTCCGATACCTTTTCGAAGTGTTGAATCACTCCAAACTGTTTTTTGCCTTCACTGTCTGTGACAACCGCTGTGACAGTCTTATTTCCTTCACCAGATGTTAATTTGACTCGTGTAGCTGTCTCCTCAATTGATGTATCATAAGTATAATCAATGATGTTATTACCTACTTCAAGAACCCATTGAATATCCTGCTTTTTCAATTCTGTTAAATGTACTTTTCCAAGACGGGAATAGATATGAAACTTTCTCTTGGAAGCCTTATGTGTATCGATCATTGCTCGAAGTGCAATATCGTAAAGAGACGTTTCCTGATCAATTATCTTTCCTACCCTTTCTTTCGTGTTCACAAAAGAGCCATGTGGGACTTCGAAGTCCTTGCACATCTTCAACAAAATTTCATCAAGACGCTTTCCTGAAAAGTTATATATGTCCTTGTTCATTAAAAAATATTGCAGCATATCATACGCTGTTAATGTAAGCTGGCCACTCTTATTGCGGGACCGGTTAAATACAGTACCGCGAAATAATTCATTTCCCTTCCACTT is from Bacillus sp. PK3_68 and encodes:
- a CDS encoding class I SAM-dependent methyltransferase; the encoded protein is MQLSPRIYHSFVRPKWFTRIYIQNKIQEHFDFANKKVLDFGAGTGANCTLCSPDHYFGIDPDSRRIDFAKRLYSPYRFETFTGNELPTEDNSFDVVLIIAVLHHIPPEMIRGYVQEFRRILKPGGKVIAIEPCFFEKSPICNWFMKVNDKGDYIQKEEAYLNYFIEEDFRCSVLKRFKKCFFYNELYFTAFV
- a CDS encoding C40 family peptidase: MDKKKGVKKKLDVEALGIESATSGNAIYAIIDDIRLKRTMYIDTDVHTFVGNKHTMSLHLIETNDFPEMEELSSSSTSSTSSSGSTGGSSKAQEVVTLARSYIGRLKYDFGGKNIARGSGDCSGFTKFIYKKVGINLGDGTANQIKKGRKVGDNEGQPGDLVFFKGTYRSGVSHVGIITKPGYCVSLGNSGCKEHGYLRSNNSYWGPKFMQINRVL
- a CDS encoding putative phage tail protein, producing the protein MSSREEMLADLPPVLRKCPEFQEMARVEGKVFDRLERHIEEVLDNVFIDSATWGLTLMEKEFKIPTDVNKPLEHRRSVLKSKKRGIGRVSVGMIKNVAESFQNGSVEVKAIKGESKILVTFNDVYGIPPNLEDIKTAIRKILPAHRVIDFEFKYLLIKDVEAMTLAEMEATPLNKFAGGV
- a CDS encoding DUF2577 domain-containing protein, whose protein sequence is MALSDKIKKHSLKAGEIENPVRIFDADVVSTNPVSIRLMNNNKLILSEESFIIPKSLTDYTVQVQTPRGIETHTVLNALRIGDNLKVAAIQGGGFYYVLDRVSN
- a CDS encoding metallophosphoesterase, with amino-acid sequence MILLLSVILILFTIAMLLFYKAHRNTQKVALNKINLPALNSHQSPDTFFNVLHISDMHLEKISISPEQLYRNLEGEKIDLIAITGDFLDKKRSIPKLAPYLKIFNRLDAPFGIYVVFGNHDYHLKQKDFEILRSLLREYGCKTLQNDNETIIVNGQPVNIIGVDDFHTRRSDLQLSFAHLKEGYNLVLTHDPNVVLNMKNYHYDYLLSGHFHGGQIHWPKPYHLAKLGRVMMKMNMIKGLHYHNEKPFYISEGLGQTSINIRIGSRPEMTLHQLPINKIAKEKTLIVV
- a CDS encoding phage tail protein; amino-acid sequence: MAEHTPRLNLYMKDPIVDKEDTFNIETMLNQNFRKIDEKVATLGPNGKLAEDQCPPIPEVKEASTTQKGIVQLSNSTTSDSEEFAATSKAVKTAETNAKAYTDTAPEAMLQHMERFVTKRSSKNANGIFLTVEKKRKDGTLFMRAEFSEPNADGNPTVRTVTTYAADGITVVGAPVIYDVIYDADGDYVEEVPR
- a CDS encoding baseplate J/gp47 family protein produces the protein MFEEYTFENILQEMIDETDPSFDVSEISPLYASYAKSAAQVAKLYRFLDRVLELSFASTSEGEYLEKRTSEMGVYYKDAVAAIRRGEFNIPVPIGSRFFVEDVYFVVIENENGIQLQCETEGTIGNKFPVGTELMPSETINGLETALLGEIIIPGREKEDEESLFVRYQDKVAEPATSGNIGHYKEWVREFEGVGAVKVFPNWDGPDTVKVVIVNSEFMPASEELVQSIQVALDPVPGQGEGLAPIGSFVTVESAKPVFINVVATIEINSSTTIEVVKEQFQQALADHLKSIAFKEETEPIVRQRVIGSLFLIIPGVIDYSTLLINGQATNIILRESEVPVVGQVTLNV
- a CDS encoding membrane-spanning protein, which codes for MKKKAILILSIGFAVLIASAFFLQHLNGSSPKWTDMLGRIVIGFLPVLLLFLKRIPFSLPLIIGYYALLFFAFFLGAVLRFYDRFSWWDTVLHFGGSVFTAFVAMALYRLLIPESAERRISRWLIFLFVLTFAVTFSAFWEVIEFIGSVMGALESDDNKDTMTDTLSGMAGGVIIAIYAAFHKKVSDQN
- a CDS encoding phage holin family protein is translated as MQHNTDTLWNTVTGGAFMSAAYLFGGVDQFVIALMVLMATDYISGLSVAYFFKKNVESKKAFKGLMKKAAMLLAVIVANQLDIVAGSGGHFMRNAMILFLIGMEGISFIENLGHMGVQVPAQISHAFAQLKEDNKETNKADIKYKKEVGE
- a CDS encoding glycoside hydrolase family 25 protein, with translation MSKIADLSHHQGDIDWSKASKELSLAILRVQDGSRVRDRQYKNYVAGAKKYGVPFGNYAFCRFVSINDAKKEARDFWERGDKEALFWVADVEVKTMNDMRAGTQAFIDELRRLGAKKVGLYVGHHTYKLFQADKIKADFVWIPRYGEKKPDYPCDLHQYTDTGRLSGIKGNVDLNQLIGNKQLSWFLNKEETKAAVVTKGKYRIYTGSFKTEEEAGKQAKLIGEKLGYKPFAKEKRIWTGVFDTLESAMTAQQNISREFGFNPQIREEM
- a CDS encoding DUF2634 domain-containing protein, whose protein sequence is MATLALSPELDIPQTGEVSVNELLRLKTYRFDFENNRLTSELISGLEAVKQFILFALYIPRYAYPIYSSDTGNELAEMLADNETSVAFKIMEIERLVTEALMYDPRIEQVYDFVIKHIEDAFHVNFKVDTTLGGIQIEEVLSA